The genomic stretch AGTTTTCTTCGGTTTATAGTGATCACCTTTTAGCTGCAAATAGTTATATTCGTAGTTTTATTACTAAGGATTAAATACAATATGGAATATGCTAAAATCATAGATTTAATTAAACAAAGAGTAGATATTGTTAATATAATAAGTGAACATGTTTCGTTGGTTAAATCAGGAGCTTTTTATAAAGGTCTTTGTCCTTTTCATGCTGAGAGAACACCTTCTTTTACTATAACCCCTTCTCAAGGACTTTTTTATTGTTTTGGATGCAAAAAAGGGGGAGATGTTGTTAAATTTTTAATGGATATTGAAAAACTTAATTATAATGATGCTGTTGATTCTTTGTGCACTAAAATAGGAATTGAATATGATAGTGCTACAAGAAGTATGGGAATTAAACGTAAAATTCATGATAAGACATTAATTTCAGAGATATATAATTTAAATGCTAAGTTAATTAAAGTTTTTGTATTTTTTTTAAATAATAATCAAAAAATTTTGAGTTATATTTTGCAAGAGAGGAGAATATCAAGAGAGATTGTTGATTTGTTTAATATTGGTTATTTATTATGTGATGTTGTAGGTAAGTCAAGTTTTTATGATTTTTTAGTCTCAAAAGGATATTCTAGTAGTATTTTAAGTAAGAGTGGTTTGTTTGCTAGTCGAAGGGAAAAGTTTTCAATTTTGTCTGGAAGATTAATCTTTCCAATTAAAGACTTTAAAGGAAATGTGGTAGGATTTGGAGGTAGAATTTTAGGTAAAAATAATGGCTCTAAATATATTAATTTAAGTGAAACAAGAGTTTTTAAAAAAAGAGAGTTACTTTATGGGTTTTATGAAGGCCTTTCTATGATTAAGGAAACTAGATCTATCATTTTAACGGAAGGATATATCGATGTTCTTGCATTCTTTACAGCGGATATCAAGATAGCCGTTTCTACACTTGGTACTTCTTTTTCAACACAACATCTTGCTTTAATTAAGAGATATGCCGATAAAATACTAATATGTTTTGATGATGACATGGCTGGACTTGTAGCTACTTTTAAAGCATATCAAATTTGTTTGCCTTTTAATATTGATGTAAGTGTAATTAGGATGAAATATGGAGTTGATCCTGCAGATGTTTTAAAGAATAAGGGTGTTTCTGTTTTAAGTAATATGGTTAATGATAGCTGTGATGCTTTTGAATATCTTTTAGAAAAATATTCTCTAAAATATGATTTAAATAAAACTACAGATTTAAACAGTATGGTTAATTTGTTTATAAATTTGATAGGTCTATCAAGTACTAATACACAAAGAGATCTTCTATTGTCAAAACTTGAGAGTAAATTGGGTGTTAAATTGGAAACTTTAAGAAAAGATTATTATAGTATGAGAGAAAAGAAAGCAATTGCTAGCTATAAGAAGAATGCATGTTCTTATGAGGTAAATACCTATGAGAGATATTTATTGGTTGCCTTATTGAAAGACTTTAATTATTTTACTATAATAAGGCGTAATATTAATGATAGTGACTTGTATGATATTGATGTAAAAAAAATTTTTGTATGTTTTGAAAATTTGTTTGATAATAATAAGAGTTTTTCATTGTTTAATTTAAAAGAATTATTAAAAAATAAATATGGTAGTATTAGTGAAATTTTTTTTGAAAATATGTTACGAGTAGAGTTTGAAGTGGATGATGAGATGGTTAAGCAAATTTTGTTTGCAATTAAAAAGAGAAAAGTAGAAAATAGAATTTTGGCATTTAAAGAGATGATCAAAAATTATGTTTCGATAGATGCTAAAGCCCAGATAAGAGAATTGATGTTTTTAAATATGCAAAGAGAAAATCTGAGGATATATTTAAATGAATAGTGTAGATAATAAAGACTTGCAGGCTTTTAAGAAAAAAAATTCAAAATTAATAAAGACTATTTTAAATTATTTGGGAGATAAAAAGGAAATTACTTTTGAGGACCTATCAACTTTTTTATCAGGAGATATGTTAGAGCCTGATAATATTGATTGTATTTATGGAATTCTTGAAAATGAGGGGATAGGTTTGATTAATGAAAAAATAGGGTCAGATATTTGTGATGT from Borrelia duttonii Ly encodes the following:
- the dnaG gene encoding DNA primase; its protein translation is MEYAKIIDLIKQRVDIVNIISEHVSLVKSGAFYKGLCPFHAERTPSFTITPSQGLFYCFGCKKGGDVVKFLMDIEKLNYNDAVDSLCTKIGIEYDSATRSMGIKRKIHDKTLISEIYNLNAKLIKVFVFFLNNNQKILSYILQERRISREIVDLFNIGYLLCDVVGKSSFYDFLVSKGYSSSILSKSGLFASRREKFSILSGRLIFPIKDFKGNVVGFGGRILGKNNGSKYINLSETRVFKKRELLYGFYEGLSMIKETRSIILTEGYIDVLAFFTADIKIAVSTLGTSFSTQHLALIKRYADKILICFDDDMAGLVATFKAYQICLPFNIDVSVIRMKYGVDPADVLKNKGVSVLSNMVNDSCDAFEYLLEKYSLKYDLNKTTDLNSMVNLFINLIGLSSTNTQRDLLLSKLESKLGVKLETLRKDYYSMREKKAIASYKKNACSYEVNTYERYLLVALLKDFNYFTIIRRNINDSDLYDIDVKKIFVCFENLFDNNKSFSLFNLKELLKNKYGSISEIFFENMLRVEFEVDDEMVKQILFAIKKRKVENRILAFKEMIKNYVSIDAKAQIRELMFLNMQRENLRIYLNE